The Neovison vison isolate M4711 chromosome 10, ASM_NN_V1, whole genome shotgun sequence genome has a segment encoding these proteins:
- the NIT1 gene encoding deaminated glutathione amidase isoform X3, with the protein MLGFIVRPPHQLLSLLLCPGLRIPRLSVLCAQPRARAMAISSSSWELPLVAVCQVTSTPDKQENFKTCAELVREAARLGACLAFLPEAFDFIARDPAETLHLSEPLGGNLLGKYTQLARECGLWLSLGGFHERGQDWEQTQKIYNCHVLLNDKGSVVATYRKTHLCDVEIPGQGPMHESDSTIPGPSLESPVSTPAGKIGLAICYDMRFPELSLALAQAGAEILTYPSAFGSVTGPAHWEVLLRARAIETQCYVVAAAQCGRHHEKRASYGHSMVVDPWGTVVARCPEGPGLCLARIDLRYLRQLRQHLPVFQHRRPDLYGSLGHPPS; encoded by the exons GCTGGGCTTCATCGTCAGGCCTCCTCACCAGCTCCTGTCCCTTCTTCTGTGTCCTGGACTCCGGATACCTCGACTCTCAGTACTTTGTGCACAGCCCAG GGCCAGAGCCATGGctatctcctcctcttcctgggaaCTGCCGCTGGTGGCTGTGTGCCAGGTAACATCAACACCGGACAAGCAGGAGAACTTCAAAACATGCGCTGAGCTTGTTCGAGAGGCTGCGAGACTGGGTGCTTGCCTCGCCTTCCTGCCTGAAGCATTTGACTTCATTGCAAGGGACCCTGCAGAGACACTACACTTGTCTGAGCCACTGGGTGGGAACCTTTTGGGAAAATATACCCAGCTTGCCAG ggagtGTGGACTCTGGCTGTCCTTGGGTGGTTTCCACGAGCGAGGCCAAGACTGGGAGCAGACTCAGAAAATCTACAATTGTCACGTGCTTCTGAACGACAAGG ggTCAGTGGTGGCCACTTACAGGAAGACCCATCTGTGTGATGTGGAGATTCCGGGACAGGGGCCTATGCATGAGAGCGACTCTACCATTCCTGGGCCCAGTCTTGAGTCTCCTGTCAGTACACCAGCAGGCAAG ATTGGTCTAGCTATCTGCTATGATATGCGGTTTCCGGAACTCTCTCTGGCACTGGCTCAGGCTGGAGCAGAAATACTTACCTACCCTTCAGCTTTTGGATCTGTTACAGGCCCAGCCCACTGGGAG gtatTGCTGCGGGCCCGTGCCATTGAAACCCAGTGCTACGTGGTGGCGGCAGCACAGTGTGGACGCCACCATGAGAAGAGAGCAAGCTATGGCCACAGCATGGTGGTGGATCCCTGGGGAACGGTGGTGGCCCGCTGCCCTGAAGGACCAGGCCTCTGCCTTGCCCGGATCGACCTCCGTTACCTGCGGCAGTTGCGCCAACACCTGCCCGTGTTCCAGCACCGCAGGCCTGACCTCTATGGCAGTCTGGGCCACCCGCCGTCTTAA
- the NIT1 gene encoding deaminated glutathione amidase isoform X2: protein MVVDETSCRTCCLFRRPRLGFIVRPPHQLLSLLLCPGLRIPRLSVLCAQPRARAMAISSSSWELPLVAVCQVTSTPDKQENFKTCAELVREAARLGACLAFLPEAFDFIARDPAETLHLSEPLGGNLLGKYTQLARECGLWLSLGGFHERGQDWEQTQKIYNCHVLLNDKGSVVATYRKTHLCDVEIPGQGPMHESDSTIPGPSLESPVSTPAGKIGLAICYDMRFPELSLALAQAGAEILTYPSAFGSVTGPAHWEVLLRARAIETQCYVVAAAQCGRHHEKRASYGHSMVVDPWGTVVARCPEGPGLCLARIDLRYLRQLRQHLPVFQHRRPDLYGSLGHPPS from the exons GCTGGGCTTCATCGTCAGGCCTCCTCACCAGCTCCTGTCCCTTCTTCTGTGTCCTGGACTCCGGATACCTCGACTCTCAGTACTTTGTGCACAGCCCAG GGCCAGAGCCATGGctatctcctcctcttcctgggaaCTGCCGCTGGTGGCTGTGTGCCAGGTAACATCAACACCGGACAAGCAGGAGAACTTCAAAACATGCGCTGAGCTTGTTCGAGAGGCTGCGAGACTGGGTGCTTGCCTCGCCTTCCTGCCTGAAGCATTTGACTTCATTGCAAGGGACCCTGCAGAGACACTACACTTGTCTGAGCCACTGGGTGGGAACCTTTTGGGAAAATATACCCAGCTTGCCAG ggagtGTGGACTCTGGCTGTCCTTGGGTGGTTTCCACGAGCGAGGCCAAGACTGGGAGCAGACTCAGAAAATCTACAATTGTCACGTGCTTCTGAACGACAAGG ggTCAGTGGTGGCCACTTACAGGAAGACCCATCTGTGTGATGTGGAGATTCCGGGACAGGGGCCTATGCATGAGAGCGACTCTACCATTCCTGGGCCCAGTCTTGAGTCTCCTGTCAGTACACCAGCAGGCAAG ATTGGTCTAGCTATCTGCTATGATATGCGGTTTCCGGAACTCTCTCTGGCACTGGCTCAGGCTGGAGCAGAAATACTTACCTACCCTTCAGCTTTTGGATCTGTTACAGGCCCAGCCCACTGGGAG gtatTGCTGCGGGCCCGTGCCATTGAAACCCAGTGCTACGTGGTGGCGGCAGCACAGTGTGGACGCCACCATGAGAAGAGAGCAAGCTATGGCCACAGCATGGTGGTGGATCCCTGGGGAACGGTGGTGGCCCGCTGCCCTGAAGGACCAGGCCTCTGCCTTGCCCGGATCGACCTCCGTTACCTGCGGCAGTTGCGCCAACACCTGCCCGTGTTCCAGCACCGCAGGCCTGACCTCTATGGCAGTCTGGGCCACCCGCCGTCTTAA
- the NIT1 gene encoding deaminated glutathione amidase isoform X1, giving the protein MCVGASALCPPRVAGNRGRLGFIVRPPHQLLSLLLCPGLRIPRLSVLCAQPRARAMAISSSSWELPLVAVCQVTSTPDKQENFKTCAELVREAARLGACLAFLPEAFDFIARDPAETLHLSEPLGGNLLGKYTQLARECGLWLSLGGFHERGQDWEQTQKIYNCHVLLNDKGSVVATYRKTHLCDVEIPGQGPMHESDSTIPGPSLESPVSTPAGKIGLAICYDMRFPELSLALAQAGAEILTYPSAFGSVTGPAHWEVLLRARAIETQCYVVAAAQCGRHHEKRASYGHSMVVDPWGTVVARCPEGPGLCLARIDLRYLRQLRQHLPVFQHRRPDLYGSLGHPPS; this is encoded by the exons GCTGGGCTTCATCGTCAGGCCTCCTCACCAGCTCCTGTCCCTTCTTCTGTGTCCTGGACTCCGGATACCTCGACTCTCAGTACTTTGTGCACAGCCCAG GGCCAGAGCCATGGctatctcctcctcttcctgggaaCTGCCGCTGGTGGCTGTGTGCCAGGTAACATCAACACCGGACAAGCAGGAGAACTTCAAAACATGCGCTGAGCTTGTTCGAGAGGCTGCGAGACTGGGTGCTTGCCTCGCCTTCCTGCCTGAAGCATTTGACTTCATTGCAAGGGACCCTGCAGAGACACTACACTTGTCTGAGCCACTGGGTGGGAACCTTTTGGGAAAATATACCCAGCTTGCCAG ggagtGTGGACTCTGGCTGTCCTTGGGTGGTTTCCACGAGCGAGGCCAAGACTGGGAGCAGACTCAGAAAATCTACAATTGTCACGTGCTTCTGAACGACAAGG ggTCAGTGGTGGCCACTTACAGGAAGACCCATCTGTGTGATGTGGAGATTCCGGGACAGGGGCCTATGCATGAGAGCGACTCTACCATTCCTGGGCCCAGTCTTGAGTCTCCTGTCAGTACACCAGCAGGCAAG ATTGGTCTAGCTATCTGCTATGATATGCGGTTTCCGGAACTCTCTCTGGCACTGGCTCAGGCTGGAGCAGAAATACTTACCTACCCTTCAGCTTTTGGATCTGTTACAGGCCCAGCCCACTGGGAG gtatTGCTGCGGGCCCGTGCCATTGAAACCCAGTGCTACGTGGTGGCGGCAGCACAGTGTGGACGCCACCATGAGAAGAGAGCAAGCTATGGCCACAGCATGGTGGTGGATCCCTGGGGAACGGTGGTGGCCCGCTGCCCTGAAGGACCAGGCCTCTGCCTTGCCCGGATCGACCTCCGTTACCTGCGGCAGTTGCGCCAACACCTGCCCGTGTTCCAGCACCGCAGGCCTGACCTCTATGGCAGTCTGGGCCACCCGCCGTCTTAA
- the DEDD gene encoding death effector domain-containing protein, giving the protein MAGLKRRASQVWPEERGEQEHGLYSLHRMFDIVGTHLTHRDVRVLSFLFVDVIDDHERGLIRDGRDFLLALERQGRCDESNFRQVLQLLRIITRHDLLPYVTLKRRRAVCPDLVDKYLEETSIRYVTPRALSDPEPRPPQPPKTVPPHYPVVCCPTSGPQMCSKRPARGRATLGSQRKRRKSVTPDPKEKQTCDIRLRVRAEYCQHETALQGNVFSNKQDPLERQFERFNQANTILKSRDLGSIICDIKFSELTYLDAFWRDYINGSLLEALKGVFITDSLKQAVGHEAIKLLVNVDEEDYELGRQKLLRNLMLQALP; this is encoded by the exons ATGGCGGGCCTGAAGCGGCGGGCGAGCCAGGTGTGGCCGGAAGAGCGCGGCGAGCAGGAGCACGGGCTGTACAGCCTGCACCGCATGTTCGACATCGTGGGCACCCACCTGACGCACAGAGATGTGCGcgtcctttctttcctctttgttgaTGTCATCGATGACCACGAGCGGGGCCTCATCCGCGACGGACGTGACTTCTTACTGGCGTTGGAGCGCCAGGGCCGCTGTGACGAGAGTAACTTTCGCCAGGTGCTGCAGCTGCTGCGCATCATCACGCGCCACGACCTGCTGCCCTATGTCACCCTCAAGCGGAGGCGGGCCG TGTGCCCCGATCTTGTAGACAAGTATCTGGAGGAGACATCCATTCGCTACGTGACCCCCAGAGCCCTCAGCGATCCAGAACCGAGGCCTCCACAACCCCCCAAAACAG TGCCTCCCCACTATCCTGTGGTGTGCTGCCCCACTTCGGGCCCTCAGATGTGTAGCAAGCGGCCAGCTCGAGGGAGAGCCACCCTTGGGAGCCAACGAAAACGCCGGAAGTCAGTAACGCCAGACCCCAAGGAAAAGCAGACTTGCG ACATCAGACTGCGGGTCCGGGCCGAGTACTGCCAGCATGAGACCGCTCTGCAGGGCAACGTGTTCTCTAACAAGCAGGACCCACTGGAGCGCCAGTTTGAGCGCTTTAACCAGGCCAACACCATCCTCAAGTCTCGGGACCTGGGCTCCATCATCTGTGACATCAAGTTCTCCGAGCTCACCTACCTCGACGCATTCTGGCGCGACTACATCAACGGCTCGCTACTAGAGGCGCTTAAAGGCGTCTTTATCACAGACTCCCTCAAGCAGGCTGTGGGCCACGAAGCCATCAAGCTGCTGGTGAACGTGGACGAGGAGGACTACGAGCTGGGCCGGCAGAAGCTCCTGAGGAACTTGATGCTGCAGGCACTGCCCTGA